cacccctgTCTTACACCCTTCGTCATACACTGCGTCagggggttactcatttggcgcaaactgatttgcgcattctgcgtatgGACGtccgccagaagctagttatttgaattttagaagttttaaatatggatatttttcttacaaaaacacgttcctctggagccgtatggattactttgattatggatgaatgctttttttttttttttttgcttcaaaatgtgaGGAGcaatgatatttttaaatatatctctgattgtgttcacctgaaagaagatagtcatatacacctaggatgacttgagggtgagtaaatcatgggataattttcatttttgggtgaactatccctttaagacgcACTCCTAGTCCTCCATAACCCTGTGCATGCGTGTGTTTTCAGGGTGTTGCTGAACATCATGTATCTGATGGTGGAGACCATCCAGCGTGAAGAAGCCACAGACAGTCCAGAGTGGAGAACCATTAGAGAAACCTTCAAATCTGAACTAGGTCAGTGTGTGTTTCAGTTAGAGAGTAAGATTAACTGAAAAATTATGGTTTGTTTGAAGATATGTGTTGAGTGTGGAAAAGTAGAAATGTTGTGAATCTCCCTGTAATGCTTCCTGGCAGGTTCTCCTCTCTATAACCACGAGCCCGTCTCCGTCATGCTGTTCGGGATGGTGACCAAGTTCTGCAGTGGCCACGCGCCCCATTTCCCCATGAAGAAAGTCCTGCTGCTGCTCTGGAAGACCATCCTGGTTAGATTGACAGAGCTCTTAACTTGAATTTTTGGATTTAGACAGattattgtgtttattaaagCTGGGAATCAATTCCAAAAAGAATTCCAAGACATGAAGGATGGAATTGATTCTATCAAAGGGAATCTGTTTCTCTTTAACAGCCTTTTTCAGTTCAATAGAGCTAATTATTAATTGGCCTCTCAGCCACTCGCTAATAGTGATGCAAGGTCTGATGCATTTTCGTGAACCAGTACTTTtggatggtttttttttttttttaatgttgaataCATTAAGAGATGATAGATGCTGATAATGCTCAATGAATACTTTAGGTAAGCCTTCTTATGTTGTCTCAGTGAGATGAggtgaacattaaaaaaaaaaataataattctttaAGTGATTGGAAAACAACAGTGAGAAATCTATTTTTTTGGAATTGACTGTTGATTCCAGAACCAGGAATTGGAGTTTCAGAATTAAACAGCCCTAGTGTTTATGGTTTATGGTCTGTGTGTTTTCTGTCGCATCCCAGTTCACTCTGGGAGGGTTTGAGCAGCTGCAGTGCTGTAAGGTCAGTAAACGGGTGGCGTTGGGTCTCCCGCCGCTGCCAGAGGACAGTATCCGTGTGGTGCGGAGCATGAGAGCTGCGTCCCCGCCGGCGTCCGCCTCTGACCTGATTGAGCAACAACAGAGACGTGCCCGGAGAGAACACAAGGTCACTGACGCATAGATATTTGATGAAAACCTGTGGAGtggaaaataaaatgataaaatgaaccCTGTTTCTTCAGGCTCTTATAAAGCAGGACAATCTGGACGCGTTTAACGAGAAGGACCCATATAAAGCCGATGACACCCGTGAGGACGAAGAGGAAAACGACGACAATGACAACTCTCTAGAGTCGGAGCCTTTCCCGCTGGAGCGCGATGAGGTCATGCCGCCACCCATCCCGCACCCCCCCTCTGAGAGGGTCTGTTTTCCCAAGGGTCTGCCGTGGGCTCCGAAAGTCAGGTAGAAACTCGACTTCATCCGTTTGATGTGGTTTTTTTGATGGTTTTATCAAATATAAGTTTGTATCTGTGTTCATTTTAACAGGGAAAAGGATATTGAGAACTTCCTGGAGTCCAGCAGGAGTAAATTCATCGGTTACACGCTGGGAAAGTGAGTCTGTTGTATGCTACTCTGTTGCTCATTTCCTGTGAGCCTCAGTGatgcatgtttgtgtttgtgttgcagTGACACGGATACAGTGGTCGGTTTGCCCAGACCCATACACGAAAGCATCAGAACTCTCAAACAGGTACTTGGCCATGCCCCTAACACCACATCACCTATGACTTATTAACATAACCCCACCCTTTCTTCACACACTATTACTTACTTTGATTTGTCAAAGTGTGATTATGAAATGAATAGTTTTATGTTAAATCTGATTGAATTAGGCAAGCCCAATAATCAGTCTgacttatttaaattttgtctgtttgttattattatataaaaaatttttaaatgtcttatttgtcatttgtgttttattcaaatttttactttttaatgaaCAAATTGATCATTGATTCTTTCATTGTCTTTTTAAGAGGCATTTTTAGTCCTccataaaatatttgttaaaatttaaattaataataaaatattcacaaccaaaaaaacattattttggtCAAATGTCCATTATTAGTTAAAATTGTAAGACTAATGAATAATATTCCTTGGTGGAAGAACTATTGTGAATATTATTATAAGTAGtagtattgttgttgttgttatcagtattataaacaaaattattaattcaatttaattaataaaatattcgtaaccattttgtattttgtaaaaataaaattaagtgaaAATTTGTATTAGtcataaatcaatttaaattttttattagttaaaaTTGTAAGACtaacaaataatattatttggtgtaaaaattgtttgttgtgattattgattaatattattaatgtaactATTTATTGAACATCATATTACATCatataattactttattcatcATATTACTGTTGTTACCATTTTGTAAAAGCAGTAAACCATTTCAACAAGCTGTTGTTTGATTTTACACATTCTAACtatggtaaaatcactgtaacactTGCTCTTGTGTCTCATTGTTCTAATGAGATGCATTTGTGTACATTGTAACAtttagtttgtgtttgttttagcaCAAGTATGTGTCCATCGCTGAGGTCCAGATCGCTAAAGAAGAGGAGTATCAGAAGACCCCTCTGTCTGGCGTGAGTGTCCATACACTGATACAGCTGCAAAATGCCATCTGATGATGAGTTGAATACACCctctgtgtctgtttgtgtgttcagGGTGAGGAAGAGCTGGAGTTGTGTGCCACAGAGCTCTTGTACCAGGGTATTTTACCCAGTTTACCACAGTATATGGTGAGAGACTGTCAGTTCACACACCAGTTTGCACTGCATTTGGAACAAACTCATTCTGACAgaccttttgtgtgtgtgtgtgtgtgtgtatgttcagATCGCACTGCTCAAGATCCTGTTGGCTGCTGCTCCCACATCCAAAGCTAAGACCGACTCAATCAACATCCTGGCAGACGTGCTGCCCGAGGAAATGCCGTAAGACACTGTTAAACAGAACAGTTGCAGATGTAGTTGTGCTTTGTGTGAATGAAACTGAATGATTCTTCAGTGGAGCTTGTAAGCTAATGATCTGAATGAGTCATACAACTGACTCACTGAATCAAAGTGATTCTCTTAACAActtgagtctgtgtgtgtgcttgaaGCTGAATCGGTGAGTCATATCCAAACACAAACTCCCCTCACCACTGCTCAACttggttgccatggcaacattgAGCTCATGTCATCCgatgctgtaaaaatatctcCTGGGTAATAAATATTCATGACATTCGCTCTGGAATAATTGATTGTGATTGGTCAAATGTGAGTGTACCTAAAATCAGGGCTATTtcagtatcattgagatactgttgtagcttttattaatatattaaatcctttttttcattttttatatgttctgtttacattttaatgttttagtaattttgttgtggttttgtcattttattagttaGAGTTGATACTGATACTATATTTTTCAActctcccaaataatgctgCAAACTGTACAGGGAATCCTCTCATTAGAGGTTACTataatataactataatattagaggtttatgtcacaattttttttaactcttaaTGCGTTATTGTAATGTTAAATTGTCCTACATTCAACACGAGAGATTTTCTTAACATacagtatgagttgcagtctcaaaaacatgttttttccaCCCCCTTTTGATTGGCAGGCTATAATCTGATATTTtattcaagatatttttgataaaatccgatggctcagtgaggcctgcattgacagcaagataattaatactttcagatgcccagaaagctactaaagacatatttgaaacagttaatgtgactacagtggttcaaccttaatgttatgaagcaacgagaatactttttgtgcaccaaaaaaaaacaaaaaacgactttattcaacaatatctagcaataagcgatttcaaaacactgcttcatgaagcttcaaagctttacgaaacttttgtttcgaatgagtggttcggagcatgtatcaaactgccaaagtcacgtgatttcagtaaatgaggcttcgttacgtcataagtgtttcgaaacgttttgaaactttgatacacgctctgaaccactgattcgaagcttcatgaagcagtgttttgaaatcgcccatcactagatgtaaagctataatatatataactatGTTGTTTTTGATTGTGAGTTTCACACgaatacaaaaactaaaatgtcACTAAGCtgtgtaattgtatttttaccACTTTTCATAGACTTATCTGTACTAAAGTTGTGATCACATTTACCGTTGGGAATTTTTGTTCCAATACGAATCCATGTGATCCAAAAAGTTCCATTTCATGCAAATATTGCTTATTTTCAAGTTTCAAGGTCACATGAATTCTACGCACTAaacaacagaaagctgcttggtttgaaagtgacttttgtgtaagctgtgcttcatacaacTCTGTTATTAACTATAGACAATGGCCTGTCTGGTATCTCTTTCTAGCACTACGGTTCTTCAGAGTATGAAGTTGGGCGTAGATGTGAATCGCCATAAAGAAATCATCGTCAAAGCCATTTCAGCCatactgctgctgctactgaAACACTTCAAACTCAACCATGTCTATCAGGTACACAAACACGTTTTTGAAGCTTGTGAGGAGCTTTTGTAGATGTTTGTTCTACCCTAACCATAACCCTACATCTAACTCACACAAAccatttaacattattattattatattgtacaAAATGTGATTTGAGGCATTTGTAAGCCTTTTAAATAGTGAGGTCCGACTCCCTTTTTGACAGCTTGCGCCATAGTAATGaggatatttttatatttttgactaTTAATGGGCTCCATAATTATAGTAAAACAGCTGTAAgtaaaacctttattttgtgAGGATGTTGACGCAATTTTTTTCCTGCAGTTTGAGTACATGGCGCAGCATCTGGTGTTTGCCAACTGCATCCCGCTGATCCTGAAGTTCTTCAACCAGAACATTATGTCCTACATCACTGCTAAAAACAGGTGAAACTTCAAGTCAACCTTTGTTCATTTCAAATTCACAAAATATCTGTTCATGAGCATGAAGAGTGCATTACTTCTTTGCACTCGTTTTAACCGATGTTAATTTTTCATGTGATGTATTATGGGAAGTGACATCTGTCATATCTCTTTGGCAGTATCTCGGCTCTGGATTTCCCGCACTGCGTCATTCACGAGCTTCCGGAGCTCACCGCTGAGAGTCTGGTGAGAAAAATACACACTGGAATGTGTCTGAAGCTCATATGAGCTAGTCTTTGAGCTGTTTGATGCGTTTTGATTACAGGAAGCTGGTGATAATAATCAGTTCTGCTGGAGGAACTTGTTCTCCTGTATTAATCTGTTGCGCATCCTCAATAAACTCACCAAATGGAAGCACTCCAGGACCATGGTAAGATCCTACACAAACCAAGCATGCAAATCAAGAACATCTAATGTACCTGGAGAGAGCCATCCATTAGTGGTCATCTGAAATGTTGCTTATTTCTAGATGTTGGTGGTGTTCAAATCGGCTCCAATCCTGAAGAGGGCGCTGAAGGTTAAGCAGGCCATGATGCAGCTCTATGTTCTCAAGCTGCTCAAAGTCCAGACGAAGTATCTGGGGCGGCAATGGAGGAAGAGCAACATGAAAACCATGTCAGCGATATACCAGAAGGTGCGCCATCGCCTCAACGACGACTGGGCCTATGGAAACGGTGAGTAGATTAAGAAACTGGACTGGGATCTTCACTAAACAATTTGATGTGTCACTATTAAACCTAAAATTTTAGTAACCCCTAGGTGTCAGAATTAAACCTGTCCTCTGTATCCGACAGCAGACCTGGACGCTCGCCCCTGGGACTTTCAGGCAGAAGAATGCGCCCTACGTGCCAACATTGAACGGTTCAACAGCCGACGCTATGACAAGACCCAGAGCAACCCGGAATTCCTCCCGGTGGACAACTGCCTGCAAAGTGTGCTTGGACAGCGGATCGACCTTCCAGAAGACTTCCAAATGAACTATGACCTCTGGCTGGAGCGTGAGGTCTTTTCCAAACCAATTTCCTGGGAAGAGCTCCTGCAGTGAATGCCTGTAATGCGTTTTAATGCAATTGTGAAAATGACCATTACCAGAGTAAAACTCTTCTAACAACACTACGCTTCATAGAGTTCAACAACAGGGACCATTtcctgtgtgtctgtttgtgtaaTATAACGGCTCGTCTGTAGtaaatctgcatttattttgttttgttttgttttttacacttAGAAAGGGAACTTTGTTAGCCAGAGGTGCTAAGAggtcatttttatgtttgtttttgctgcttTTGATTTATTGATTCTTTATAACTGAGTATTAAATCTGATCTTATTGTGAAAGACTGTATTTATCCTGGAGTGTTTTGATGTGTTTTTCATTGTATGGCTTTGTATACAGTACTAAATGCAATACAACAATCTTCTCTGAaccattgttgtttttgtcatttgggTTTAAAGTCAAAGTTAGGAAAAAGCAACTCAAAACCTTAAAATCCTTACATTAGTAATTATAATAAggcctactttttaaaataattacaaacaattgtatgttaagaattttaaactAATAACTTCAAAACATACAAGTAGCAAATAATACAGAGGAGCAATAAAACATATTGCATACAATAATCAAAGAGTGTTTTCAGTATTTAAGATTATCTGAacgttttctttctcatgttTACTGTCGTTTGATTGTTACATCATGGATAGCGGGAGATCTAATAAGTTGCATTCACGCTTTTATCTTTTGAAATACGATAAGTGATGCGGTTTGTCCTGTTTATTTAATCCCGTAAGACAAAACTGGCTGTGTATAGGCTACATTAATTTTGCGTCATAAAGCCATTTTGAGACGCAAACTCAAACCATTTAAATGGAGTCGCGCTCAGCCGCATGCGCGAGCACTCTTCACAAGCGACAGCATTTGAAATTAAAAGCAGCCTTCTGTAAGtgagtttcatattttaaatatataagtccATTGCATTCCAAACGACATGAACGATGCCTTTgtagagcatttgtaaggaaaataccGACGGGCGAGACTCCGCACAGCAACATCAAACAAAGTGCACGTCTCTCAGCGCATCCTGTGCAGTGACCCCTACTGTCTATGGTGAGTGAAGTGAATAACCGAAGGTCAGAACTCTTCTTTGTGTGATTATCATTGGCATTTCTATTGATTTCTATTCAGTTACACCATCCTGTATTGGCCAGTTTGGATATGTGAAATCGACATATGACATGCAGTTGCCActcacaaaaaagtattttgttgtaaatcaaAAATTACAATATCAAGGGAATTAAGCGACAATTATAATTTGTCCTAAATGTGTAGCCCTAGCATAGATGTTAGAAACGTTCATCACTGCTCATCACACCACAATACAAGATTAGCCAACTTCTCAAAATCAACTTGATAGATTCATTTGAGCTGAGTTTCTATGGTCTAGACCACCACTGCTTTTCACAGTGTGTACAACTTTAGGGTTTTCTCTAGTGTTAATTTTCTGGTGCAATTTTAGTTAAAAGACTGTAGGAAACTCAGAAGCAAAGATTCTTTATTGAGAATGTGCTGTTTGATGCTGCAGTCATaaagtccaactaaggcagtgACACATTGTATTTTATAGGCATTCAGTGGGCAGTCATTAAAGACGTTAACCTTACACACAGCCTCAGAAATGACCACTTAACCAAAGCATCTAAAGGCAATCCTGGGAATTACCCCTAACTGCAAGCTCCAGCAAACCTAGTAGATAATCCTTAAGATTATATTAAAGATAGCAGTATCCCAAATGGTTTAAGTAGCACCTAGTCATGAGAACTAAAGACATGTAAACATTCACAGAGTTTCACACTCAGTAGGAAGATCAGAGAAAAAACACATGCAAGGCTTCACCTTTGTACAAACTTTTTCACATGGTTCTTCAGGGATAATACCACAAAAATCTTTTCTGTTttgatcacagttaaatggaTTTTGTCCACAATGAGAATGCAGATGTAACTTAAGAGTGCTTACATGTGTAAATCATGTGGTCTGTCTCTACTGTGGATTTTCCAGTGAATCTTAAGGTATCCTTTTTTtatgtgaaactcttcccacactgaccACATGTGtgtggcttctctccagtgtggatcctctcatgtgttttcagaggTCTTGACTGATCAAATCTCTTGTCATGGTGTGATTACTGGGAAgctttttctccagtgtgaattttctGGTGTACTTTCAGTGCAGCATCTGTAACAAAGGTCTTCCCACAATCAAAGCACAAATGATTCTTCACACCATTGTGTCGTTGCTGATGTACTTTTAAAGTACTCAGCTgagtaaaactctttccacataaAGAACACATGTGAGGCTTCTCCTTTGTGTGAACTTTCATGTGGACCTTTAGGTTTGATGCTGAAAAACAAGCTTTCCCGCACTGGTCACAGTTAAATGGCTTTTCTCCAGAATGAGAACGCAGGTGTAATTTAAGAGTGTATGCATGTGTAAAACTCTTCCTGCACCGATCACATGTGTGCGGCTTCACTCCAGAGTGGATTTTCATATGTTCATTGAGGCTTGATTTTTGTgtaaaactcttcccacattgatcacatgtgtgcggcttttctccagtgtggattttcATGTGTTCATTGAGGCTTGATTTTTGTgtaaaactcttcccacactgatcacacgtgtgcggcttttctccagtgtggattttcATGTGTTCCTTAAGGCCTTCTTTTAGTgtaaaactcttcccacactgatcacacgtgtgcggtttctctccagtgtggattttcATGTGAACTTTGAGGTTTCCTAtttgtgtgaaactcttcccacactgatcacatgtgtatggcttctctccagtgtggatcctctcatgagttttcagagatgctggctgataaaatctct
The DNA window shown above is from Ctenopharyngodon idella isolate HZGC_01 chromosome 10, HZGC01, whole genome shotgun sequence and carries:
- the strip1 gene encoding striatin-interacting protein 1 homolog isoform X3 yields the protein MEGVGLSANNKQKQNQMLPNKMRGEFTRNQRKDSEGLSEAPDLEFEYSDSDKWTIELSELYSYTEGPEFLLNRKCFEEDFHTHMPDQKWTELDLVQHRAHAMRLLDGLDVIGRERRLKVARAILYMAQGTFGECSSELEVQHWMRYNVFLLLDVGAFTALVELLNMEIDAACSSAVRKPAISLADSTDLRVLLNIMYLMVETIQREEATDSPEWRTIRETFKSELGSPLYNHEPVSVMLFGMVTKFCSGHAPHFPMKKVLLLLWKTILFTLGGFEQLQCCKVSKRVALGLPPLPEDSIRVVRSMRAASPPASASDLIEQQQRRARREHKALIKQDNLDAFNEKDPYKADDTREDEEENDDNDNSLESEPFPLERDEVMPPPIPHPPSERVCFPKGLPWAPKVREKDIENFLESSRSKFIGYTLGNDTDTVVGLPRPIHESIRTLKQHKYVSIAEVQIAKEEEYQKTPLSGGEEELELCATELLYQGILPSLPQYMIALLKILLAAAPTSKAKTDSINILADVLPEEMPTTVLQSMKLGVDVNRHKEIIVKAISAILLLLLKHFKLNHVYQFEYMAQHLVFANCIPLILKFFNQNIMSYITAKNSISALDFPHCVIHELPELTAESLEAGDNNQFCWRNLFSCINLLRILNKLTKWKHSRTMMLVVFKSAPILKRALKVKQAMMQLYVLKLLKVQTKYLGRQWRKSNMKTMSAIYQKVRHRLNDDWAYGNADLDARPWDFQAEECALRANIERFNSRRYDKTQSNPEFLPVDNCLQSVLGQRIDLPEDFQMNYDLWLEREVFSKPISWEELLQ
- the LOC127519845 gene encoding gastrula zinc finger protein XlCGF8.2DB-like — encoded protein: MCFDCGKTFVIYAELKRHQRIHTGENPYKCSYCDKRFYQPASLKTHERIHTGEKPYTCDQCGKSFTQIGNLKVHMKIHTGEKPHTCDQCGKSFTLKEGLKEHMKIHTGEKPHTCDQCGKSFTQKSSLNEHMKIHTGEKPHTCDQCGKSFTQKSSLNEHMKIHSGVKPHTCDRCRKSFTHAYTLKLHLRSHSGEKPFNCDQCGKACFSASNLKVHMKVHTKEKPHMCSLCGKSFTQLSTLKVHQQRHNGVKNHLCFDCGKTFVTDAALKVHQKIHTGEKASQ
- the strip1 gene encoding striatin-interacting protein 1 homolog isoform X2; amino-acid sequence: MEGVGLSANNKQKQNQMLPNKMRGEFTRNQRKDSEGLSEAPDLEFEYSDSDKWTIELSELYSYTEGPEFLLNRKCFEEDFHTHMPDQKWTELDLVQHRAHAMRLLDGLDVIGRERRLKVARAILYMAQGTFGECSSELEVQHWMRYNVFLLLDVGAFTALVELLNMEIDNSAACSSAVRKPAISLADSTDLRVLLNIMYLMVETIQREEATDSPEWRTIRETFKSELGSPLYNHEPVSVMLFGMVTKFCSGHAPHFPMKKVLLLLWKTILFTLGGFEQLQCCKVSKRVALGLPPLPEDSIRVVRSMRAASPPASASDLIEQQQRRARREHKALIKQDNLDAFNEKDPYKADDTREDEEENDDNDNSLESEPFPLERDEVMPPPIPHPPSERVCFPKGLPWAPKVREKDIENFLESSRSKFIGYTLGNDTDTVVGLPRPIHESIRTLKQHKYVSIAEVQIAKEEEYQKTPLSGGEEELELCATELLYQGILPSLPQYMIALLKILLAAAPTSKAKTDSINILADVLPEEMPTTVLQSMKLGVDVNRHKEIIVKAISAILLLLLKHFKLNHVYQFEYMAQHLVFANCIPLILKFFNQNIMSYITAKNSISALDFPHCVIHELPELTAESLEAGDNNQFCWRNLFSCINLLRILNKLTKWKHSRTMMLVVFKSAPILKRALKVKQAMMQLYVLKLLKVQTKYLGRQWRKSNMKTMSAIYQKVRHRLNDDWAYGNDLDARPWDFQAEECALRANIERFNSRRYDKTQSNPEFLPVDNCLQSVLGQRIDLPEDFQMNYDLWLEREVFSKPISWEELLQ
- the strip1 gene encoding striatin-interacting protein 1 homolog isoform X1, with the protein product MEGVGLSANNKQKQNQMLPNKMRGEFTRNQRKDSEGLSEAPDLEFEYSDSDKWTIELSELYSYTEGPEFLLNRKCFEEDFHTHMPDQKWTELDLVQHRAHAMRLLDGLDVIGRERRLKVARAILYMAQGTFGECSSELEVQHWMRYNVFLLLDVGAFTALVELLNMEIDNSAACSSAVRKPAISLADSTDLRVLLNIMYLMVETIQREEATDSPEWRTIRETFKSELGSPLYNHEPVSVMLFGMVTKFCSGHAPHFPMKKVLLLLWKTILFTLGGFEQLQCCKVSKRVALGLPPLPEDSIRVVRSMRAASPPASASDLIEQQQRRARREHKALIKQDNLDAFNEKDPYKADDTREDEEENDDNDNSLESEPFPLERDEVMPPPIPHPPSERVCFPKGLPWAPKVREKDIENFLESSRSKFIGYTLGNDTDTVVGLPRPIHESIRTLKQHKYVSIAEVQIAKEEEYQKTPLSGGEEELELCATELLYQGILPSLPQYMIALLKILLAAAPTSKAKTDSINILADVLPEEMPTTVLQSMKLGVDVNRHKEIIVKAISAILLLLLKHFKLNHVYQFEYMAQHLVFANCIPLILKFFNQNIMSYITAKNSISALDFPHCVIHELPELTAESLEAGDNNQFCWRNLFSCINLLRILNKLTKWKHSRTMMLVVFKSAPILKRALKVKQAMMQLYVLKLLKVQTKYLGRQWRKSNMKTMSAIYQKVRHRLNDDWAYGNADLDARPWDFQAEECALRANIERFNSRRYDKTQSNPEFLPVDNCLQSVLGQRIDLPEDFQMNYDLWLEREVFSKPISWEELLQ